A genomic region of Raphanus sativus cultivar WK10039 chromosome 6, ASM80110v3, whole genome shotgun sequence contains the following coding sequences:
- the LOC108806050 gene encoding choline-phosphate cytidylyltransferase 1 has protein sequence MSNVTADPTTDGPSTAVAESAVQSSPPTDRPVRVYADGIYDLFHFGHARSLEQAKKSFPNTYLLVGCCNDETTHKYKGRTVMTAEERYESLRHCKWVDEVIPDAPWVINQEFLDNHRIDYVAHDSLPYADTSGAGKDVYEFVKKVGRFKETMRTEGISTSDIIMRIVKDYNQYVMRNLDRGYSREDLGVSFVKEKRLRVNMRLKKLQERVKEQQEKVGEKIQTVKMLRNEWVENADRWVAGFLEIFEEGCHKMGTAIRDSIQERLIRQIPRNRLENGQDDDTDDQFYEEYFDHDMGSDEDEEERYYDEEEDVEEEKKKTIKTDAKDK, from the exons ATGAGCAACGTTACCGCCGATCCCACTACCGACGGTCCTTCCACCGCCGTCGCAGAGTCCGCAGTCCAGAGTTCTCCTCCGACTGATCGTCCCGTCCGCGTCTACGCCGATGGGATCTACGATCTTTTCCACTTTGGCCACGCTCGATCTCTCGAACAAGCCAAAAAATC GTTTCCAAACACTTACCTTCTCGTTGGATGTTGCAACGATGAGACTACTCATAAGTACAAGGGAAGGACTGTTATGACTGCTGAAGAGCGTTATGAATCACTCCGCCACTGCAA GTGGGTGGATGAAGTTATTCCGGATGCACCATGGGTGATCAACCAAGAGTTTCTTGATAACCACCGCATTGACTATGTTGCCCATGATTCCCTTCC GTATGCTGACACCAGCGGAGCTGGAAAGGATGTCTATGAATTT GTTAAGAAAGTTGGGAGGTTTAAGGAAACAATGCGAACTGAAGGGATATCAACTTCGGACATTATTATGAGAATAGTGAAAGATTACAACCAGTATGTCATGCGTAACCTGGATAGAGGTTATTCCAGGGAAGATCTTGGAGTTAGCTTTGTCAAg GAAAAGAGACTTAGAGTTAATATGAGGCTAAAGAAACTCCAGGAGAGAGTCAAAGAACAGCAAGAAAAAGTGGGAGAAAAG ATTCAAACCGTAAAAATGCTGCGCAACGAGTGGGTAGAGAATGCAGATCGGTGGGTCGCTGGATTTCTGGAAATATTTGAAGAAGGTTGCCATAAGATG GGGACTGCAATAAGAGACAGCATCCAAGAGAGGTTAATCAGACAAATTCCCAGAAACAGGCTGGAGAACGGTCAGGATGATGACACAGACGATCAGTTCTATGAAGAATATTTTGACCATGACATGGGCAGTGACGAGGATGAAGAGGAACGATACTATGACGAGGAGGAAGATgttgaagaagagaaaaagaaaaccatTAAGACAGATGCAAAAGACAAGTAG